Proteins encoded by one window of Halococcus salifodinae DSM 8989:
- a CDS encoding SDR family oxidoreductase — protein sequence MAADQPLADDTAIVTGASSGIGSATAHALARDGADLALAARREERLEELAAELEADHGVATLVAPTDVTEEDAVADLVDGTVDAFGGLDVLVNNAGLARGSAVEDLSTEEYRTMMDVNVDGCFFATRAALPHLRASEGNLVFVGSFAGQYPRPFNPVYAATKWWVRGFAHSVAGAVGEAGVGVTVINPSEVRTEFGDDESFAERFDEGEVTEPDEIGDAIAFATRQDRSTVSELDLFRRDKFSDF from the coding sequence ATGGCAGCCGACCAGCCACTCGCCGACGACACGGCGATTGTCACCGGAGCCAGCTCGGGGATCGGAAGCGCGACCGCACACGCGCTCGCACGCGACGGGGCCGACCTCGCGCTCGCCGCACGACGAGAGGAGCGTCTCGAAGAACTCGCTGCGGAGCTCGAAGCCGATCACGGCGTCGCGACCCTCGTCGCACCGACCGACGTCACCGAGGAGGACGCGGTCGCGGACCTCGTCGATGGGACGGTCGATGCGTTCGGCGGCCTCGACGTGCTCGTCAACAACGCCGGTCTCGCGCGCGGGTCGGCCGTGGAGGACCTCTCGACCGAGGAGTACCGCACCATGATGGATGTCAACGTCGACGGCTGTTTCTTCGCGACGCGCGCGGCGCTCCCCCATCTCCGGGCGTCCGAGGGAAACCTGGTCTTCGTGGGGAGCTTCGCGGGGCAGTACCCCCGCCCGTTCAACCCGGTCTACGCCGCGACGAAGTGGTGGGTTCGCGGGTTCGCCCATAGCGTCGCTGGCGCAGTCGGTGAGGCGGGCGTCGGTGTCACCGTGATCAACCCCTCGGAGGTGCGGACGGAGTTCGGCGACGACGAGAGCTTCGCGGAACGGTTCGACGAGGGCGAGGTCACCGAACCCGACGAGATCGGCGACGCGATCGCGTTCGCCACGCGCCAGGACCGTTCGACCGTGAGCGAACTCGACCTCTTCCGGCGCGACAAGTTCAGCGACTTCTGA
- a CDS encoding MBL fold metallo-hydrolase, with product MNASSSGSTADDAITPAELARAIDAGDRMSVLDVRDRDEIASWAIEGSSIEREHVPHARFLQAEVTGEIDDLAADLDLDEPITVVCGRGEASDHVADLLTGVGVTARNLAEGMTGWARVYRASEIDSGGSTTIVQYRRPSSGCLAYLVHAGGEAAVIDPLREFTDRYVADAADRGVDLRYAIDTHLHADHVSGVRRLAAETGAEPVLSEPAAARGVDDVTTIADGEALELGDTVMEAIAAPGHTSGAFAFRVGNTLLTGDSLFLDGVPRPDLEAGADGARDLARTLHGTLTERFDVLDDDLFVAPGHYGPSERSETDGAYATRLGDLRDRLSVFSLDRERFVERVLDGMGPRPANHERIVAINRGRESADDETAFELELGPNNCAAAPTE from the coding sequence ATGAATGCATCTTCGTCCGGATCGACGGCGGACGACGCGATCACCCCCGCCGAACTCGCGCGCGCCATCGACGCCGGCGATCGGATGAGCGTACTCGACGTCCGCGACCGCGACGAGATCGCGTCCTGGGCCATCGAGGGATCGTCGATCGAGCGCGAGCACGTCCCCCACGCCCGATTCCTCCAGGCCGAGGTCACGGGCGAGATCGACGACCTCGCCGCCGATCTCGACCTCGACGAGCCGATCACGGTGGTCTGTGGTCGTGGCGAGGCGAGCGATCACGTCGCCGACCTGCTCACCGGGGTGGGCGTCACGGCCCGCAACCTGGCCGAGGGAATGACGGGCTGGGCACGGGTCTACCGCGCGAGCGAGATCGACTCCGGCGGTTCCACAACCATCGTCCAGTACCGCCGGCCGTCGAGCGGCTGTCTCGCGTATCTCGTCCACGCCGGCGGCGAGGCGGCGGTGATCGACCCGCTCCGAGAGTTCACCGATCGGTACGTTGCCGACGCCGCGGATCGTGGCGTCGACCTCCGCTATGCGATCGACACTCACCTCCACGCAGACCACGTGAGCGGCGTTCGACGGCTCGCGGCCGAAACCGGCGCGGAGCCGGTCCTCTCCGAGCCTGCCGCCGCGCGTGGCGTCGACGACGTCACGACGATCGCCGACGGCGAAGCACTCGAACTCGGCGACACGGTAATGGAAGCGATCGCCGCACCGGGCCACACCTCGGGCGCGTTCGCGTTCCGGGTCGGCAATACCCTGCTGACCGGTGATTCGCTGTTCCTCGACGGCGTTCCACGGCCGGACCTCGAAGCCGGAGCCGACGGCGCGCGCGACCTCGCCAGGACGCTCCACGGCACCCTGACCGAGCGCTTCGACGTGCTGGACGACGATCTGTTCGTCGCGCCAGGCCACTACGGCCCGTCGGAACGATCGGAGACCGACGGCGCGTACGCCACACGGCTCGGCGACCTCCGCGATCGACTCTCCGTGTTCTCACTCGATCGCGAGCGGTTCGTCGAGCGGGTGCTCGACGGGATGGGACCACGACCAGCGAACCACGAGCGCATCGTCGCGATCAACCGCGGACGGGAAAGCGCCGACGACGAGACCGCGTTCGAACTCGAACTCGGGCCGAACAACTGTGCCGCTGCGCCCACGGAGTGA
- a CDS encoding DUF7562 family protein, with protein MWGSRRTRESKTITCIACGGSVRRSEAREYDKHGDRWKRTGKEFEHLCKDCYRDLCHQPRDDLEALLVEIHAIEGTESRTAFLRRYDEIVEERYGPLEERER; from the coding sequence ATGTGGGGGTCCCGGCGCACCCGGGAGAGCAAGACGATCACCTGTATTGCGTGCGGCGGCTCGGTCCGGCGCTCGGAGGCGCGCGAGTACGACAAGCACGGCGATCGATGGAAACGCACTGGAAAAGAGTTCGAACACCTCTGTAAGGACTGTTATCGCGACCTCTGCCACCAGCCGCGCGACGATCTCGAAGCCCTGCTCGTCGAGATCCACGCCATCGAGGGCACTGAGTCGCGGACCGCGTTCCTCCGACGGTACGACGAGATCGTCGAGGAACGCTACGGTCCGCTCGAAGAGCGCGAGCGCTGA
- a CDS encoding RNA-binding protein: protein MQVRSRHHLRSDAVDEIERTLADRLGVDLAGDTYERVEFAESDRDLVLVDGEPLVIYLDDAPFLTVRGANAHPPETGVVTVDTGAISFVSDGADVMRPGITEADPGIEADQHVVIVEEAHGKALAVGRALVDGSEMTGDSGKVVASVHHVGDDLYEFSI, encoded by the coding sequence ATGCAGGTCAGATCCCGCCACCACCTCAGAAGCGACGCAGTCGACGAGATCGAGCGGACGCTCGCCGATCGGCTCGGCGTCGACCTCGCCGGTGACACCTACGAGCGCGTCGAGTTCGCCGAAAGTGATCGTGACCTCGTCCTCGTCGATGGCGAGCCGCTCGTGATCTACCTCGACGACGCACCCTTCCTCACCGTGCGCGGCGCGAACGCCCATCCGCCCGAGACGGGTGTCGTCACCGTCGACACCGGCGCGATCTCCTTTGTCTCGGACGGCGCGGACGTGATGCGGCCAGGTATCACCGAGGCCGACCCCGGAATCGAAGCGGACCAGCACGTCGTGATCGTCGAGGAAGCCCACGGCAAGGCTCTCGCGGTCGGGCGCGCGCTCGTCGACGGGAGTGAGATGACCGGGGATTCGGGGAAGGTCGTCGCATCGGTCCACCACGTCGGCGACGACCTCTACGAGTTCTCGATCTGA